The following DNA comes from Desulfovibrio sp. UIB00.
AAAAAAAACTATGTTGCGAGCAACGGAGCCCTCAAGCTTTCCGTACGGTTTTTCTACGTGGTAGAAGCCGGGAAGCTTCGGCGTAGGGCTGTTCTTGTGTTATATATTCCGTTTCTTGCCATGGAGTTTAACAAAACAATGTATCTGCCCATGAATGGGAATTGCGATGCGTAAAGCAATGAACGCTGTTTTGCAATTGCCATGTTTTCACAAAACTTTCCAGGGGGAAATATGATGAAATATTTGTGCGTAGTTCTGTTGGTCCTGTGTACCACTGCTATTTGCGCTTGTTCTAAGGGCGAAGAAAAGAAGCAGGATAATATTGCTTACCCACAGCATGAACCTATTGAGCTCGATGGAAACCAGAAGAAAGGGCCGAAACTGTCGCCAGAGGCACGGAAAATTCTTGAACAGGATAAGGCGATACAAAAGAAGGCACATTCAAAGCCTCATGTCTCCGATAAAGAACTGTTGGGTAACATCCCGCAGCCTAAATTTTAGGAGGATGCCTGTATGAAAATTTCCAAAAAAAGTTTTTCCGCTTGCATAAAGCGTAACTTTACACTGCCGGATTTTCGACTGCTCTTTAATCGCCTTGTCGGGGTCCCGGATGACTTTCGTTGGAGCTTGAAAGGACTGCCAAAAGAGCGAATCCGGGGGTGGTATCTTCTCCTTCTCTCCTGCGCGCTTTGGGTGTGTGTGTCCCTGGTTAAGCCATCGTGGGGCTTTTGGGCTACAATCCCTCTGGTGCTGGTCCTCTGGCACGTTGGAAGCATATGCAGCACACCTCTCACCACGACTACCACGGACCAAGAGGAGGAGCCCAAATGAAGATCAAGCACCTTCTGATCCTCTGTACATTGGCGTTTCTTCTCTATGCGACAGTTGCAATGGCGCAACAAGGGCTCGACGATTCAAATGTTACAGTTAATGAAGAAGTTAACAAGGCTGTATCAATGCTTGATACTCCTGTTGCTGGTGTCGGATTTTCTCTTATCAGTACATATGTTAGCCTTATGTCAGCAATTTCAGCGGCGACAACTGGCATTGGAAGCTCTTTTACGGCGTCGTTTCGCGGGCTGGCGACGTCTCTTGTAGTATTATATATTACAGTAATCGGGATACTCTGTTTTAGAGGGTATTTCCCGAATGTAAAACAAGAAGTTGTAACACTGTTTCTTTTAATGTTTGTGACCCAGATAGTCTTTAACCCTGGAAATTATCAAGATTGGATTGCAGGTCCAATTCTTGAAACAATAAAAAGTGTCGGCGATTTCTTTGTCACAAAATCGACAGGCGGGCTGAGCGGTTCAATGCTTCAGGTTCTTGGCGACGGTATGGATAAGATTATGGCCGTATGTGTGAAAATTAATAATGCGGCAGAAATTTTGAGCCCAAAACTATTAATATCCGGAGTTATAGCCGAAATCGCACTTACGTTGACGTATGTTGCGGTTATCATCGTCTTCCTGTTGATAAACGTAACAATGTGGTTTGGAATATATTTGTTGAACGTGTTCGGTGCAATATGCCTGTACTTCGCAATTTTTCCTGTTACACGGCATATCTTCTTTGCGTGGCTCAGGGCCATAATCAATTATGGGCTAGTAATAGTGTTTGTCTCTCTTATATTGGGCGTGTGTTTAAAGGTAATGACTCCTCGTCTAGATATTCTTGCTGTCATGGATTTTGGAACAGTGAACCCGCTCTTAAACTCCGCAACGTTTATTGTCATCGCAATAAATGTGCTATGCTGGTGCATGTTGCTCAAAGCCCCAGATTTTGCGGCGGCACTTACCGGTGGAAGCGCAGGCAATACCGCTGGAATTGCAGGCGTCGTGAGCATGACAGGAGGAGCCGCCTACGGTGGGGCAAAAAGCCTGATCCGTAACCGATTCAGCGCCGGAGGCGGCGGGGCGGCCCCTGGCGGGGGGAACATTGGGGCCGCCGCTCGGAGTCTTGGACGTGGGGTACGCTCGGCAAGCGCACGGCGAGGGATTGAGTAGGTGACACGCGGAAAAATGGCTGCGCCACGGGGGGAAACGCCCTTGCCACGGGGGAAAAGGCCCTTGCCACACAAAAAAACGGCCATGCCACAAAAACGAAAAGTTGGGAAAGGCGGACGTCAGCGAGGTATGGCGGGGAGGGGTGAGCTTGGCAACCAGGCCGAAAAAGGCCTGATGCGGATAGATAGACAATCTCCCCAAACGCACGGTAGAAGCTGAAAGACGACAAAATATGAGGGCCGGGGGGTGCCACCCCCGGCCCTAGAAACCCCGCCAGAGGCGGGCGGTCAAAGGAGAGTACCCTATGACCAAGCATAAGCCTACGCATCTCGAATCCGCCGAGCAAGCCCCCACCACCGAGGCCCCGAACGATTGGCGGGCTTCTGCCCAACGCATTGAGGCTCTTCGGGCCAGCCTCCCCAAGTCGGAGCCAGAGCCGGAACAGGCGACCTTGCCCGGTGTCACCGTGCCCAGGACGCCCGGAGACACGGCCCCCATGAACAACGACCTTGCCAGGACGCCGCTTTTCGCGCCCATCAAGCGCGGCCGGCGGAAAATGCTGGACAAGGCCCCGCTCCCCGGTCCTGCCGGGAACCGGGCGGCTTGTGTTTCCGGCAAGCAACTGGACATGGCCGACCAGGACGTTTTTCTCTGCGGCTTGAAGCAGGCCGCAGAGGTCGGCCCGGACCAGCCCGTAACCGTTTTGCTTGGCGAATTTCTTACAAGCCTAGGCTGGAACAGCCGGAGTGACGCGGCTTACCGCTGGCTCAAGGGGTCCTTTGAACGTCTCGCCACCTGCCGCCTCTTTTTTGAGACGGAAGAGCGCATGTTGAGCCTTCCTCTGCTCGGTCCCTTGGAGTTCGACAAGCGAGAAAAGACGTGGACTTTTACGATTCCAGAAAAGACCATGGCCCTTTTCCTGGGCCAGTCCTACGGCTTTGTTGACCTGGCCAAGCGCCGGGCCTTGGGCAAGCGCGTTGACCTGGCTAAGTGGGTTCAGAGCTATGCCGCCAGCCACGCCCCCGGCCAACACTCCGTGAGTCTGGAAAATCTGCACAAATGGAGCGGCTACGAAGGCCGGATGCGTGACTTTCGGACCTCCTTGGCGGAAGCCCTGGACGAGTTGCGCCGCGTGGGCGTCCTCACGTCTTGGGAGTTCGCAGAGCGCAAAAAAATAGTGTGCTGGTACAGGTAGATGTATGCAAAAGCGCGGTGTCGTTGCGACGGCTAATCGCAATGACACCGCGCTTTGTCGCAATGACACCGCGCTTTGTCGCAATGACACCGCGCTTTGTCGCAATGACACCGCGCCACCAGTCCGCAAACCGTTGGGACGCAACGGTTCCCAGCCCTCTCTTCTCTTAACCAAGAATTAAAGACAGAAATCCAGCGCCCGCGCGCGCGCGTTGATCCTCCCCCCCTTTTCATCCCCCCCCTCTCCCCCCGCTGCTTCGCAGCAACCCCCCTCCGGGGGGTGTGTGGCCTTCGGCCAGAAAGAAAGGCGGTGGCCCCCCACAGATGCGCCCTCCGGGCGCGGGGGCCAGACCCCCAAGAACTCCACCCAAGCGCTCCGGCCCCTGGCCGATACTTCACCAGGTACAACCCTTGTCCTAAAATCCGCCGTGGGGGGTGAAAAGGCAAAACAGCCGCCCCGCGCCCTTTGGGCGCTATTCTGGGGCTCTGCCCCAGCCCCCGGAAAGGCGTGGGGAAAACGCTAGGAGGCACCTAGACGGCACGAAGTGGTTTTTTGTGGGAGTCCACCAAAGAAAAACGCCAGGAGGCCGTAAAAGCCATCCTGGCGAGTTCTCGGCATAAGCCCCAAGGGCTAGCCGTAAAACGGATTTTTATCGAAGTACCCCACGTAGTCAGGGTCAAACAGGTAGTTCAGCCGTGCAAGTTGGTGGGGAGGCTGGCCCTGGACGAACACAATCGGCCACTCTGGGGAAAGTCGCATGACTTCATCCGGGGTCATCAGGTCGCGCGCAGCAATGTGTTGCGACGTAGAAATAGAGCCTCCCTTTGCATTGTACCCTATATTACGGCTTTCACTCACGGTGCTATACACGATTGTTTGCTTTCCAAGGCTATCAGAAATGTATTTTGCCGTATCGTAATCCGTTGTTCCAAAGAACTGCCGCGCCGAATTTGCAAGAAATGTTTGCCATTTCTTATAAACGCCCTTGAGCTGCGAGAGGTCTTGCACGAATAGCCAGAAGGCCGCGCCGTAGCCCGACACCAGCGAGATAGCATTTTCAATCAAGGCCATGTGCCCAAGTTGGGCGAATTCATCCAGCATAAACAGCACCTTGTGCTGCGGCTGAATCTGGGTACGGGTAATTCCGGTAAGGGCCAGGCCGAAGAAGCCCCGGACGAAAGAGCGATACGGCACTAAGCGATCTGGGGGCATGACGAGGTAAACGGTCATGGGCGCAGCCTTGAGCTCGGCCAGCTTGAAGTCAGAGGCCGAGAGCGCCAGGGCAATACGAGGATCATCAAGCCAGGCCGTATGTCGGAGCGCCGCAGACAGGACGCCGGAGCGGTCCTTTTCCGCCTTGGCCATGAACGTGTTTGCGGCCCTGGCGATGACCCCAAAGCCCGCCTTGCTCTCGCTCATTGAGGCCAGAACCCCGTCAAATTCGATTTCCGGCAGCGTCAGGGCTTCCCGCACGGTGCCCATGTGCCGCTGATCTTCCGGCAGGGTCGCCGCGTAGAGAATGAGGCCCTGCAAGAGATTTGAGGCGGCATCGTCCCAATAGGGATCAGCATTTTCCGCACTCCGCACAACGACCAGGTCGGCCAAGGTGGCCGAATCGGCCACGCAATCAGGGCTGGCCGGGTCGATCATGTCCAGCCAGTTAAAGCGGGCCGTCTGGCCCCCGGTGAGGCCGAAGGGGTCCACCAGGTAGACCGCCTGGCCCAATTCCCGCCGCCGCCTGGCCGTGACGGCGTAATTCTCGCCCTTGATGTCGAGGCAGAGCACAGAGCCCGGATATTCCAGCAGGGCCGGGATAATCGCGCCAATGCCCTTGCCGGAACGGGTCGGGGCCACGGTGAGGACGTGGCCCTTATGCCGGAAGTGCCGGGCCACCTTGGGGGAGGAATAGAAAAGGCCCAGGGAAACGCCCTCGTTCCCCAGGTTTCCGCCCTGCTTTGCGTGTTCTTCCGAAGCCCATTGCGCCGAACCGAGTTTATCCGAATGCGGAGATTCCCGCGAGATAAGCCGTGCACCGAGCGCAGTTCTTTTAAAGACGCTGTAGATAACTGCAATAATAAAGATTAACAGCAAAATTTTAATGTAAGATGGTGCGTTAAATGTTAACATATGGTCTGGAAGCATTTTGCTAATCGACGACATAATAAGATCAAACAAAAGTAAAATAATAGCGATAACAGCGCCAGCATTTGAGTTATAGCGACGTATGCTAAACCGCCATGAAAAAATAAAAAACAAAACAAAAAAAATTATACTTGATAGCTTTGGCATACACTATCTCTCTATTTCTTTAGCAATGCGTTCACGTTGTATGCGGTCGCTTTCGTTCTCGCTGAGCGCTGTATAGACAGCCGCAAGATATGCCAAAAGCCCCGCCCCTTGGAGTCCAAGACGCTGGCCGTTGCGGGCTTCCAAAAGCCTTTGAATGGCCTTGTGTGCTTTGGCAAAACGCTTGGAGTCGTGAAGCGCCCCCGACAAGGCTTTGACGTAGCGTCCAACGTCCGGCGCGGGCACACCGAGATCATGGAGCAGCCCGGCCAGTTCTCCAAGGTCTTCCGGCATCATTCCACGGCCACCCACTCCACGACAATTTCCGGGGTCTTCTCAAATTTCTGCCCCGCGTAAATGGTGAATTGTTGCCGTGCGGCGCGCTCGGTTGAAGGCTTGGGACGCGTTCCATTGTTCACGGCATTTTGTATGGCCTCTATCGCGTTCCCAAGCGCCTCTTGGCTGTCCTTCCCGGCGACTCCGAGTGTGGGGAAATCTGGCGACCATGCGCCAGTGCGTGAGCCTTCCATGTAAATGCAGACTGGATACCTTACCTCGGCACTTTCAGAAGGAACATTTTCAGCATCATCCGTGGCGCTTTCATCGTCCGCGTTCTCCGCCGTTTCTTCATGGGAAACTTCAAGAGGAGCAAGGTTGAAAAGTTCCCGATCATCCTTGCGGGTAAGGCGCTTGTTCAAAAGGCCGTCCAGCCATGCCTTGATGTCGGCATTCTTTTTCACTGCTTCCAGCACCAGGGAACCAACAAGCACCTTGCGGCGGGTATCGTCCTTTCGGACTTGCTTTGCCTCACGCGCTCGGAGTGCCTGAATTTTGGCGTCCAGCTTGGCCTTTCGCTCCATGAGCTTTTGCAAATTCTCTGCTTTAGGCATTTCGGACCTCCGAAGAGATAAGATTTAAACCGCTGATGGATTTCAAGACGTGCCGCCGATATACAGCC
Coding sequences within:
- a CDS encoding type IV secretion system protein, coding for MKIKHLLILCTLAFLLYATVAMAQQGLDDSNVTVNEEVNKAVSMLDTPVAGVGFSLISTYVSLMSAISAATTGIGSSFTASFRGLATSLVVLYITVIGILCFRGYFPNVKQEVVTLFLLMFVTQIVFNPGNYQDWIAGPILETIKSVGDFFVTKSTGGLSGSMLQVLGDGMDKIMAVCVKINNAAEILSPKLLISGVIAEIALTLTYVAVIIVFLLINVTMWFGIYLLNVFGAICLYFAIFPVTRHIFFAWLRAIINYGLVIVFVSLILGVCLKVMTPRLDILAVMDFGTVNPLLNSATFIVIAINVLCWCMLLKAPDFAAALTGGSAGNTAGIAGVVSMTGGAAYGGAKSLIRNRFSAGGGGAAPGGGNIGAAARSLGRGVRSASARRGIE
- a CDS encoding type IV secretory system conjugative DNA transfer family protein, which codes for MPKLSSIIFFVLFFIFSWRFSIRRYNSNAGAVIAIILLLFDLIMSSISKMLPDHMLTFNAPSYIKILLLIFIIAVIYSVFKRTALGARLISRESPHSDKLGSAQWASEEHAKQGGNLGNEGVSLGLFYSSPKVARHFRHKGHVLTVAPTRSGKGIGAIIPALLEYPGSVLCLDIKGENYAVTARRRRELGQAVYLVDPFGLTGGQTARFNWLDMIDPASPDCVADSATLADLVVVRSAENADPYWDDAASNLLQGLILYAATLPEDQRHMGTVREALTLPEIEFDGVLASMSESKAGFGVIARAANTFMAKAEKDRSGVLSAALRHTAWLDDPRIALALSASDFKLAELKAAPMTVYLVMPPDRLVPYRSFVRGFFGLALTGITRTQIQPQHKVLFMLDEFAQLGHMALIENAISLVSGYGAAFWLFVQDLSQLKGVYKKWQTFLANSARQFFGTTDYDTAKYISDSLGKQTIVYSTVSESRNIGYNAKGGSISTSQHIAARDLMTPDEVMRLSPEWPIVFVQGQPPHQLARLNYLFDPDYVGYFDKNPFYG